Proteins co-encoded in one Pseudomonas beijingensis genomic window:
- a CDS encoding lipase family protein, with protein MSRFRSAGFARICGGLFFVMAANALAAGRLPVGPAAGDNELSAFYRWPEAMPALPGALLRSETLPTQPQMPAAAQALRLLYSSIDERWHSGLVAVSGTLYLPAGPPPAQGWPLLAWAHGTLGIADACAPSWAGWRDRDAAYINRWLARGFAVVATDYQGLGGPGPHPYTFWQAEGRSVLDSIRAVRSIRPGLMASHTILAGQSQGGGAALGAAILADGYAPELSIRGAVLTAPNSTFPHGPIALPPRQSNTVFLALASGGLREDGPQVEDILTDKGLELLSVARHGCTRDIARESKALQIDSFAELLTVTPEALNAMRIPTTDMPQASIAFPLLIATGQADETITPVRQYAVAAALCAAGNQVTWRTYEGLGHDGVLHGSLDDAFAFVEAQLDGSGPGSNCSTLQRPGPPGERDTTAPFNDD; from the coding sequence ATGAGCCGATTCCGTAGCGCGGGCTTTGCGCGAATTTGCGGCGGCCTATTCTTCGTCATGGCGGCCAACGCCCTCGCGGCTGGCAGGCTCCCTGTCGGTCCTGCCGCAGGAGACAACGAGCTGTCGGCGTTTTACCGCTGGCCTGAAGCAATGCCCGCGCTGCCCGGTGCGCTGCTGCGAAGCGAGACCTTGCCGACACAACCGCAGATGCCTGCCGCCGCGCAAGCTTTGCGCCTGCTCTACAGCTCTATCGACGAGCGCTGGCACTCCGGACTCGTTGCGGTCAGCGGGACGTTGTACCTGCCGGCTGGACCTCCACCGGCGCAAGGCTGGCCGTTGCTGGCCTGGGCCCATGGTACGCTGGGGATTGCCGATGCTTGCGCACCGTCCTGGGCTGGCTGGCGCGACCGTGATGCGGCGTATATCAATCGCTGGCTGGCGCGCGGATTCGCGGTGGTCGCCACCGATTATCAAGGTTTGGGAGGGCCAGGGCCGCATCCCTACACGTTCTGGCAGGCCGAGGGACGCTCTGTCCTGGACTCGATTCGCGCGGTCCGTTCGATCCGGCCGGGCCTGATGGCTAGTCACACGATCCTGGCCGGGCAATCTCAGGGGGGAGGGGCGGCATTGGGCGCGGCGATCCTTGCCGATGGCTACGCACCGGAGCTTTCTATCCGGGGCGCGGTACTCACGGCGCCGAATAGCACATTTCCCCATGGCCCCATTGCGCTGCCGCCGCGCCAGTCCAATACGGTGTTCCTGGCATTGGCATCCGGCGGCTTGCGCGAGGACGGGCCGCAGGTCGAGGACATCCTGACGGACAAGGGGCTTGAACTGCTAAGTGTGGCTCGGCACGGCTGTACCCGTGACATTGCCCGAGAATCCAAAGCGTTGCAGATCGATTCGTTTGCCGAGCTTCTGACCGTTACCCCCGAGGCGTTGAATGCGATGCGCATCCCAACGACCGACATGCCCCAGGCATCGATTGCCTTCCCGTTACTCATTGCTACCGGCCAGGCGGATGAAACGATCACCCCTGTGCGCCAGTACGCGGTCGCGGCGGCGTTGTGTGCCGCTGGTAATCAAGTCACCTGGCGGACTTATGAAGGCCTGGGGCATGACGGGGTGCTGCATGGTTCATTGGACGATGCATTTGCCTTCGTTGAGGCCCAGCTCGACGGATCGGGCCCTGGCTCGAATTGCTCCACTCTGCAAAGGCCCGGTCCGCCGGGTGAAAGGGATACAACCGCGCCATTTAACGACGACTGA
- a CDS encoding DSD1 family PLP-dependent enzyme, whose amino-acid sequence MRPSDRGSPYNEYFRALNQELKVHGPMRPVMLIDLDLLDHNINVVMQSVKRAGKHLRLVEKSLPSPGLLAYIAKRTDSQRLMSFHQPFLNHDAVTFPEADLLLGKPLPVRSAELFYQTHKGTFDPSRQLQWLLDTPQRLMDYLILAQGLGIRMRVNIELDVGLHRGGVADHAVLGEMLTLISAHPQQLEFSGFMGYDPFVGMGVPRVLGSSQALFDQVMVIYNGHVNYVREHFPALWHDGLTLNTAGSPSYGMHEQERLSSEVSVGTAFLKPTHYDLPSLAEHVPAAFIATPVLKSTGAVNFPALDDKSRLFSWWNPNQRGTFFIYGGNWMAEFESPSGLQSNELYGRSSNQEMVNGSPAVGLNVEDQVFLRPTQTESVLLQFGDLLAVRGGKIVDTWPVY is encoded by the coding sequence TTGCGGCCCAGCGACCGGGGCAGTCCCTACAACGAGTACTTCCGTGCGTTGAACCAGGAGCTGAAGGTCCATGGGCCGATGCGCCCCGTGATGCTGATTGACCTCGACCTGCTCGATCACAACATCAATGTGGTCATGCAATCGGTCAAACGTGCCGGCAAACACCTGCGCCTGGTGGAGAAATCCCTGCCGTCACCGGGGTTGCTGGCGTACATCGCCAAACGCACCGATAGCCAGCGGTTGATGTCATTTCACCAGCCTTTCCTCAACCATGATGCAGTGACCTTTCCCGAGGCCGACCTCTTGCTCGGCAAGCCTTTGCCGGTGCGCTCGGCCGAGCTGTTTTACCAAACCCACAAGGGCACCTTTGACCCCTCCAGACAATTGCAGTGGCTGCTTGACACCCCACAGCGGCTGATGGATTACCTGATATTGGCCCAGGGTCTGGGCATTCGGATGCGGGTCAATATCGAGCTGGATGTCGGCCTGCATCGCGGCGGAGTCGCGGATCACGCAGTGCTCGGCGAGATGCTGACGCTGATCAGCGCCCATCCGCAGCAGCTCGAATTTTCAGGCTTCATGGGGTATGACCCGTTTGTCGGCATGGGCGTGCCCCGGGTCCTTGGTTCGTCCCAGGCGTTGTTCGATCAGGTGATGGTCATTTACAACGGTCATGTGAATTACGTGCGTGAACATTTCCCGGCGCTTTGGCACGACGGGCTCACGCTCAATACCGCCGGCAGCCCCAGCTACGGCATGCACGAGCAGGAGCGCTTGAGCAGCGAGGTCTCGGTGGGGACAGCATTTCTCAAGCCGACGCATTACGACCTGCCCTCGCTGGCCGAGCATGTGCCGGCGGCCTTTATCGCAACGCCCGTATTGAAAAGCACCGGGGCGGTCAATTTCCCCGCCCTGGATGACAAGTCCCGATTGTTCTCCTGGTGGAATCCGAATCAGCGCGGAACATTCTTCATCTATGGCGGCAACTGGATGGCCGAGTTCGAGTCTCCCTCGGGGCTGCAAAGCAATGAGCTCTATGGTCGCAGTTCCAATCAGGAAATGGTCAATGGCTCGCCGGCCGTGGGGCTGAACGTGGAGGACCAGGTGTTTTTACGACCCACCCAGACCGAGTCCGTGCTGCTGCAGTTTGGTGATTTGCTGGCCGTGCGCGGGGGGAAGATTGTCGACACCTGGCCGGTGTATTGA
- a CDS encoding YceK/YidQ family lipoprotein — translation MRIVVLALTMALLTGCATANETFGMGQLCGRQPYCGAATDIKIIKGSTNDNDVYSRALAPFAIIDLPFSIVADTLILPYTIFHMRPAEE, via the coding sequence ATGCGGATCGTGGTATTGGCTTTGACGATGGCGCTGCTGACGGGATGCGCGACGGCTAACGAAACCTTTGGCATGGGGCAGCTTTGCGGCCGCCAGCCTTACTGCGGTGCGGCCACCGATATCAAGATCATCAAGGGCTCGACGAACGACAACGACGTGTATTCACGTGCGCTGGCACCGTTTGCAATCATTGACCTGCCTTTCAGTATCGTCGCCGATACGCTGATCCTGCCCTATACGATTTTTCATATGAGGCCTGCCGAGGAGTAA
- a CDS encoding winged helix-turn-helix transcriptional regulator: METASSQNNECPVARTLDVIGDRWSLMIIRDAFDDIRRFSEFQKSLGVAKNILASRLKALVEVGVLDVRPASDGSAYKEYVLTEKGREIFPVVVSLRQWGERFLFEPGETRSVLLDNASGQALMPMEVRSASGQTLGPTDCHRVRLVTDNLT; encoded by the coding sequence ATGGAAACCGCTTCATCGCAAAACAACGAATGCCCGGTCGCCAGGACACTGGACGTGATTGGCGATCGCTGGTCGCTGATGATCATTCGAGACGCCTTCGACGACATACGTCGATTCAGCGAATTTCAAAAGAGCCTGGGCGTTGCCAAGAACATTCTGGCTTCGCGACTCAAAGCCTTGGTCGAGGTCGGCGTACTCGACGTTCGACCCGCCTCGGATGGGAGCGCCTACAAGGAGTACGTCTTGACGGAGAAAGGCCGGGAGATCTTTCCAGTGGTAGTCAGCCTGCGGCAGTGGGGCGAACGTTTCCTGTTCGAGCCGGGAGAGACGCGCTCCGTGCTGCTGGACAACGCATCCGGCCAGGCCCTCATGCCGATGGAGGTGCGCTCGGCAAGCGGTCAGACACTCGGGCCGACCGATTGCCACAGGGTGAGACTCGTGACCGACAACCTGACGTGA